The following are encoded together in the Daucus carota subsp. sativus chromosome 5, DH1 v3.0, whole genome shotgun sequence genome:
- the LOC108221088 gene encoding probable L-type lectin-domain containing receptor kinase S.7 produces the protein MKLSLSLFFISLPFFPLVSSQQPQIANENTSFTFPSFTSLRNLTLLGDSYLRDGVIGLTKQVGVPSSSSGSIVFNNPIQFSHRDSNLTASFSTCFSFSVNNLNPASFGDGLAFFISPDNQTLGSPGGYLGLVNATQFTKNKFLAVEFDTRQDLHFDDPNENHVGLDIDSLTSVKTADVLTVGIDLKSGNLITAWIDYKHGEKKVLEVFLSYSSSKPVIPVLVVEIDLSDYLREFRYVGFSASTEGSTEIHLLESWSFSTFGLKAVRSRLPPHNVSDNSVVISPPMIPASGKDGDHHKRIGWGLGIAGPAFFCVFLGLFGYISVKKWKGMRMDKSLKAELVTGPRQFSYKELKLATKGFHASKIVGHGAFGTVYKAFFMSLGTMSAVKRSKHSHEGKTEFLAELSIIACLRHKNLVQLQGWCAEKGELLLVYEFMPNGSLDNVLYQESEQGFPLKWLYRYNIAVGLASVLTYLHQECEQQVIHRDIKTSNIMLDANFNARLGDFGLARLMDHDKSPVSTLTAGTMGYLAPEYLQYGKATEKTDVFSYGVVILELACGRRPIDKEIEGQRMVNLVDWVWGLHSLGRLVEAVDRRLNDEFSVEEAKMLLLVGLSCANPDSSERPTMRRVFQILNGEAEPMVVPKMKPTLSFSNHLLLSLEDIVSDCEEGQSPEHIFEINAV, from the coding sequence ATGAAACTCTCTCTATCTCTTTTCTTCATCTCTCTCCCATTCTTTCCCCTAGTCTCTTCTCAACAACCCCAAATCGCCAACGAAAACACGAGCTTCACCTTCCCCTCCTTCACCTCTCTCCGAAACCTCACTCTCCTCGGCGACTCCTATCTCCGCGACGGCGTCATCGGCCTCACCAAACAAGTCGGCGTCCCCTCCTCAAGCTCCGGCTCCATCGTCTTCAACAACCCAATTCAATTCTCTCATCGAGACTCCAATCTCACCGCTTCTTTCTCCACCTGCTTCTCCTTCTCCGTCAATAATCTCAACCCCGCCTCTTTCGGCGACGGCCTCGCCTTCTTCATCTCCCCCGATAACCAGACTCTCGGCAGCCCAGGTGGATATTTAGGCCTCGTCAATGCGACCCAGTTCACCAAGAACAAGTTTCTTGCTGTCGAATTCGATACGAGACAAGACTTGCATTTTGATGATCCTAATGAGAATCATGTGGGATTGGATATTGATAGTCTCACTTCTGTCAAGACTGCTGATGTGCTCACAGTGGGGATTGATCTCAAGAGTGGGAATTTGATTACTGCTTGGATTGATTATAAGCATGGAGAGAAGAAGGTCTTGGAGGTTTTCTTGAGTTATTCTAGTAGTAAGCCTGTGATCCCAGTTTTGGTGGTGGAGATTGATCTTTCTGATTATCTTAGGGAGTTTAGGTATGTGGGGTTTTCGGCTTCTACTGAAGGGAGTACCGAAATCCATCTTCTTGAAAGTTGGAGTTTTTCGACTTTTGGGCTTAAGGCGGTTAGGTCAAGATTGCCGCCTCATAATGTGTCTGATAATTCGGTGGTTATAAGTCCTCCGATGATCCCGGCTTCTGGGAAAGATGGTGATCATCACAAGAGGATTGGGTGGGGGCTTGGGATCGCGGGGCCAGCGTTCTTTTGTGTTTTCCTTGGGCTGTTTGGTTATATTTCGGTTAAGAAATGGAAGGGGATGAGGATGGATAAGTCTCTAAAGGCTGAGCTTGTGACAGGTCCTAGGCAATTTAGTTACAAAGAACTGAAACTGGCTACTAAAGGGTTTCATGCTAGTAAAATTGTGGGTCATGGAGCATTTGGCACTGTGTACAAGGCCTTTTTTATGTCGTTGGGGACGATGTCTGCGGTCAAAAGATCAAAGCATTCTCATGAAGGTAAAACTGAGTTTCTCGCTGAGTTGTCGATTATAGCTTGTTTGAGGCATAAAAATTTGGTTCAGCTTCAAGGTTGGTGTGCTGAAAAGGGAGAGTTGCTGCTTGTCTATGAGTTTATGCCTAATGGAAGTCTTGATAATGTGTTGTATCAAGAATCTGAACAAGGGTTCCCACTGAAATGGTTATACAGATATAATATTGCTGTCGGGTTGGCCTCTGTTTTGACTTATTTGCATCAAGAATGTGAGCAACAAGTGATTCACAGAGACATAAAGACTAGTAACATTATGCTGGATGCGAATTTCAACGCCAGGCTCGGAGATTTCGGGTTGGCGAGGCTGATGGATCACGACAAGAGCCCTGTTTCTACACTCACTGCTGGAACGATGGGGTACCTTGCTCCTGAGTACCTTCAGTATGGAAAAGCAACTGAGAAAACTGATGTTTTTAGCTATGGCGTCGTTATACTTGAGCTGGCCTGTGGAAGGAGGCCAATTGATAAGGAAATAGAAGGCCAGAGAATGGTGAATTTGGTTGACTGGGTTTGGGGGTTGCATTCTCTGGGAAGGCTTGTTGAAGCTGTTGATAGACGCTTGAATGACGAGTTTAGTGTGGAAGAAGCTAAGATGTTGCTGCTTGTTGGTTTGAGCTGTGCCAATCCAGATAGTTCCGAGAGGCCCACAATGAGAAGAGTGTTTCAGATTCTTAATGGAGAGGCAGAGCCTATGGTGGTGCCAAAGATGAAACCAACCCTCTCTTTTTCTAATCATTTGCTATTAAGTCTTGAAGACATTGTTTCTGATTGTGAAGAAGGTCAGTCTCCGGAGCACATATTCGAGATCAATGCTGTATAA